The following are encoded together in the Candidatus Methylomirabilis oxygeniifera genome:
- a CDS encoding protein of unknown function (Evidence 5 : No homology to any previously reported sequences), whose protein sequence is MTLRQFFSTLTLTRSAALGRVRAWRKTQFEYNCLPALRISTGVRRTTRLRERKSRCNSLTWRETFA, encoded by the coding sequence ATGACTCTGCGACAATTTTTCTCCACTCTGACCTTGACGCGATCTGCTGCCCTTGGTAGAGTCCGTGCGTGGCGCAAGACACAATTCGAATACAACTGCCTGCCGGCCTTGCGTATTTCGACGGGCGTCAGACGAACGACCAGACTACGGGAGCGAAAGAGTAGATGCAACAGCCTCACGTGGAGGGAGACATTCGCCTGA
- a CDS encoding protein of unknown function (Evidence 5 : No homology to any previously reported sequences), whose translation MSCLQERPSIPFIGILGKETKQADLSDKHRVGLAHNWGSPYISSEEAPVNGRWLKEPRASTKL comes from the coding sequence GTGTCCTGTCTGCAAGAGCGCCCCAGTATACCCTTCATCGGCATCCTTGGGAAAGAGACAAAGCAGGCTGATCTGTCGGATAAACACAGAGTGGGTCTTGCACACAATTGGGGATCGCCCTATATTAGTAGTGAGGAAGCCCCAGTGAACGGGCGATGGCTGAAAGAGCCGCGAGCAAGCACGAAGTTGTGA